Proteins encoded together in one Microbacterium sp. ABRD28 window:
- a CDS encoding LacI family DNA-binding transcriptional regulator, producing the protein MLRIAGVVSVGVGMRRVSMADVAAAAGVSGQTVSRVVNASPRVDPATRSRVEEAMARLGYRPHRAARALRTGRTQTIGLVVATLGTVGNSRMLQAVAAAAAGRGYGLAVATVAGPESADDAFARLADQGVDGAVVLNEATPFAAAVPAAAGFRLVLVDAPVVPRPSGGESSGVHVVQTDHAAGAYEATAHLLSLGHRRIAHIAGPSDSFAAAERERGWRRALAEATLQPGAPVRGDWSAASGHAAAGSLGDATAVFVANDQMALGALRALADAGQEVPRDVSVVGFDDIADAAQYRPPLTTVRQDFDALGARAVAVLIDDVESTGVTAPMVETLTPTLIVRASTAPLR; encoded by the coding sequence ATGCTCCGAATTGCCGGAGTTGTGTCGGTGGGAGTGGGCATGCGTCGAGTGTCGATGGCCGATGTCGCCGCGGCGGCCGGGGTATCGGGTCAGACCGTCTCCCGGGTGGTGAATGCCAGCCCGCGGGTGGATCCGGCCACGCGGTCACGGGTCGAGGAGGCCATGGCCCGGCTCGGCTACCGCCCCCACCGGGCAGCGCGGGCTCTGCGCACCGGCCGCACTCAGACGATCGGCCTCGTCGTGGCCACCCTCGGCACCGTGGGGAACTCCCGCATGCTGCAGGCTGTGGCGGCGGCCGCCGCCGGGCGCGGGTACGGCCTGGCCGTCGCCACCGTGGCCGGACCGGAGTCAGCCGACGACGCCTTCGCGCGACTCGCCGATCAGGGGGTCGACGGCGCCGTCGTGCTGAACGAGGCGACGCCGTTCGCCGCGGCGGTTCCTGCCGCCGCGGGCTTCCGCCTCGTCCTCGTCGACGCGCCCGTCGTTCCGCGACCGAGCGGGGGAGAGTCGTCGGGAGTGCACGTCGTCCAGACCGACCACGCGGCGGGCGCCTACGAGGCCACCGCCCACCTTCTCTCCCTCGGTCATCGTCGTATCGCGCACATCGCCGGGCCGTCCGACTCGTTCGCCGCCGCGGAGCGGGAGCGGGGATGGCGGCGGGCCCTCGCCGAGGCCACGCTGCAGCCGGGCGCGCCGGTGCGCGGCGACTGGAGCGCAGCATCCGGTCATGCCGCCGCCGGCAGCCTCGGCGATGCCACCGCCGTCTTCGTGGCGAACGACCAGATGGCGCTCGGCGCCCTGCGGGCCCTGGCCGACGCCGGCCAGGAGGTGCCGCGCGATGTCAGCGTGGTCGGCTTCGACGACATCGCCGATGCTGCGCAGTACCGTCCTCCGCTGACGACCGTTCGTCAGGACTTCGATGCCCTCGGTGCGAGGGCCGTCGCCGTTCTCATCGACGA